One Mus musculus strain C57BL/6J chromosome Y, GRCm38.p6 C57BL/6J DNA segment encodes these proteins:
- the Gm21180 gene encoding Y-linked testis-specific protein 1-like: protein MTSLKKKSRRKPSSQALGNIVGCRISHGWKEGNEPVTHWKAIILGQLPTNPSLYLVKYDGIDSVYGQELHSDERILNLKVLPHKVVFLQVRDVHLASALVCREVQHKFEGKDGSEDNWSGMVLAQVPFLQDYFYISYKKDPVLYVYQLLDDYKEGNHHIIPETPLAEARSGDDNDFLIGSWVQYTRDDGSKKFGKVVYKVLANSTVYFIKFLGDLHIYVYTLVSNIT, encoded by the coding sequence atgacatcactcaagaagaagagtaggaggaagccttcttcccaggccctggggaatattgttggctgcagaatttctcacgggtggaaggaaggtaatgagcctgtcacccattggaaggccatcattctaggtcaactgccaacaaacccttctctttatttggtgaagtatgacggaattgacagtgtctacggacaggagctccacagcgatgagaggattttaaatcttaaggtcttgcctcacaaagtagtttttcttcaggtgagggatgtccacctcgccagcgccctggtttgcagagaggtacaacacaaatttgaggggaaagatggctctgaggacaactggagtgggatggtgctagcccaggtgccattcttacaggactatttttacatttcctacaagaaggatccggtcctctacgtctatcagctcctggatgactacaaggaaggtaaccaccacatcattccagagacccctctggctgaggcgagatcaggtgatgacaatgacttcttaataggttcctgggtgcagtacaccagagatgatggatccaaaaagttcggaaaggttgtttacaaagttctagccaattctactgtgtactttatcaaatttcttggtgacctccatatctatgtctatactctggtgtcaaatatcacttaa